The following are encoded in a window of Vespa crabro chromosome 2, iyVesCrab1.2, whole genome shotgun sequence genomic DNA:
- the LOC124421602 gene encoding facilitated trehalose transporter Tret1-like, translated as MTTGTKDTETKSAATWPQWIAGVGVSLLLMQIGLLAGWSSPYIERLLTGKSIMLITVQEASLIVMFLNLGRLFGAFIGAIFVNFFGSKKSILICSIPMSLCWIFIIIADRFFLLYLGRIAGGIGMGMSYSCFSLYLGEIADSNIRGALVTIAMAGSSCGNLFIFVMGCYLSIRISAVVNLIFSIILMILFIWLPDSPHHLIKINQDDRAKKSILWYHRNTNVDKELLNLKKFINACDELTTFQAIKQFKVPQIRKAMIVTIMLFFYSQMCGLNTILFYMETIIKSAQVDIIEPSYIVIIITIFGIVASLLSMMLIDKFGRKILMCFSCMIVTIALIGLGTHFQLLEMNVDTDMIQWLPIVCILLFEMAVYTGLLPVPSAVVGEIFPPNIKCVAASISSIFAAVFSLTAAGTYQIFIDLMTKKYTFWLYAIILITAIPVTIIFLPETKGKTLQEIQNELMNIKPKEVDNMNDKNEIQRY; from the exons ATGACTACGGGCACAAAGGATACGGAGACAAAGAGTGCAGCAACTTGGCCACAATGGATCGCCGGTGTTGGCG TAAGTCTCCTGTTAATGCAGATAGGATTATTAGCAGGATGGTCGTCGCCCTACATAGAACGATTGTTAACCGGTAAATCGATCATGCTGATAACGGTCCAAGAAGCATCATTGATCGTAATGTTTCTTAATTTAGGAAGACTTTTTGGTGCATTCATTGGCgctatatttgtaaattttttcggTAGCAAAAAGTCGATACTAATATGCAGTATACCGATGAGCTTATGTTGgatctttataataatagctgacagattttttttgttatatcttGGACGAATTGCTGGTGGTATTGGCATGGGAATGAGTTATTCCTGCTTTTCACTCTATTTAGGTGAAATCGCGGATTCTAATATACGAGGTGCATTAGTGACAATCGCTATGGCCGGCTCTTCGTGCGGAAACCTGTTCATATTCGTCATGGGATGTTATTTATCTATAAGGATATCCGCTGTTGTTAATCTGATATTTAGTATCATTCTTATGATATTGTTCATTTGGCTACCGGATTCTCCTCATcatttgattaaaataaatcaagacGATAGAGCCAAAAAATCGATCCTTTGGTATCATAGAAATACTAACGTCGATAAAGAATTattgaatttgaaaaaatttatcaatgcGTGCGACGAGCTTACTACGTTTCAAGCAATAAAGCAATTTAAAGTACCACAGATAAGAAAGGCGATGATAGTTACTATTatgttattcttttattcacAAATGTGCGGTCTcaatacgatattattttacatggaAACTATTATAAAATCGGCACAAGTTGACATAATCGAACCGTcctacatcgttattatcatcacgaTATTTGGAATAGTGGCCTCATTGTTATCGATGATGCTTATCGATAAATTCGGAAGAAAAATTCTCATGTGTTTCTCTTGTATGATCGTCACGATAGCACTGATCGGTTTGGGAACGCACTTTCAACTTTTGGAAATGAACGTTGATACGGATATGATACAATGGCTTCCAATAGtttgtatattattgtttgaaATGGCCGTTTACACGGGATTACTTCCAGTACCAAGTGCCGTAGTAGGAGAAATATTTCCGCCTAATATAAAATGCGTAGCTGCAAGTATATCGAGTATTTTCGCAGCCGTATTTTCACTCACGGCAGCTGGAACTTATCAAATATTCATCGATCTGATGACCAAAAAATATACCTTTTGGTTGTAcgcgataatattgattaccGCTATACCAGTTACGATAATTTTCTTACCAGAAACAAAGGGGAAAACGTTGCAAGAGATACAGAATGAATTGATGAATATAAAACCTAAGGAAGTTGATAATATGaacgacaaaaacgaaattcaaagatattaa
- the LOC124421603 gene encoding solute carrier family 2, facilitated glucose transporter member 8-like isoform X1 — protein MSMGMFFTCFPIFIGEISTARIRGALIGLVINGLPIGTLIGNIMGPQMSSKWFGVISLLLTSIFLLTFPCLPKSPYYLIRCNSMENAVKSIHFYHRKSNVIEEMNEIEIFINDTNAKTFRERLKLMAEPKNRRAFVIIVTLFFFMQFSGLNSIIFYMEIIIRQAKVTFISPSTVVIIVNSIGIIYSWLAIYAIDHCGRKLLLIISSVSVFISMMILGIHFLLLTYDYDSEILQPIPVVSMIMFMMICFGLISVPNTLLSELFPITLKSIAGFIGSFTSGLFAFISSKTFQPLIDLVMIQNVFFIYGSSMLLCIIYSIFCIPETMGKTFKEIQVLLEENGHTRSRNQTEEH, from the exons ATGTCTATGGGCATGTTCTTCACTTGTTTTCCAATTTTCATCGGTGAAATATCAACAGCACGTATACGAGGTGCTTTAATCGGGCTAGTGATTAATGGCTTACCCATTGGCACTCTGATTGGAAACATAATGGGTCCCCAGATGTCGAGCAAGTGGTTTGGTGTCATTAGCCTCCTGCTGACTTCGATTTTCCTCTTGACGTTTCCCTGTCTACCAAAATCACCGTATTACCTTATACGATGTAATTCCATGGAGAATGCGGTTAAAtcgattcatttttatcatcgaaaaTCAAATGTCATCGAGGAAATGAACGAAAtcgagatatttataaatgatacgAACGCGAAGACATTTCGCGAGAGATTAAAGCTTATGGCGGAACCAAAGAATCGCCGTGCCTTTGTCATCATTGTGacattattcttcttcatgCAATTCAGCGGACtcaattctataatattttacatggaAATTATCATACGCCAAGCCAAGGTTACGTTCATATCACCATCGACCGTCGTGATAATCGTAAATTCGATCG GTATCATTTATAGTTGGCTGGCCATATACGCAATCGACCATTGCGGCAGAAAATTGCTTCTTATCATCTCCAGCGTAAGCGTATTTATCAGTATGATGATATTAGGAATTCATTTTCTATTGTTAACATATGATTACGATTCTGAAATCCTTCAACCAATACCAGTCGTATCAATGATAATGTTTATGATGATTTGCTTCGGTCTAATATCCGTACCGAATACTCTACTGTCagaattatttccaattacaTTGAAGAGCATAGCCGGTTTTATTGGTAGTTTTACATCGGGATTATTTGCTTTCATATCTAGTAAAACTTTTCAACCGTTAATTGATCTAGTCATGATACAAAATGTATTCTTTATCTATGGTAGTAGTATGCTATTATGCATTATCTATTCGATATTTTGCATACCGGAGACAATGGGAAAGACATTTAAA GAAATCCAAGTTTTACTTGAGGAAAACGGGCATACACGGAGTAGAAATCAAACGGAGGAACATTGA
- the LOC124421603 gene encoding facilitated trehalose transporter Tret1-2 homolog isoform X2: MSNPIAVTILAVSLGLVSGWTSPYLAKFTNEETNIHITDNEASWVASFLPMGRLLGAIFGSLTTEYFGSKISLVLTGLPLMIGWICMICATSAIWFYVFRIFTGMSMGMFFTCFPIFIGEISTARIRGALIGLVINGLPIGTLIGNIMGPQMSSKWFGVISLLLTSIFLLTFPCLPKSPYYLIRCNSMENAVKSIHFYHRKSNVIEEMNEIEIFINDTNAKTFRERLKLMAEPKNRRAFVIIVTLFFFMQFSGLNSIIFYMEIIIRQAKVTFISPSTVVIIVNSIGIIYSWLAIYAIDHCGRKLLLIISSVSVFISMMILGIHFLLLTYDYDSEILQPIPVVSMIMFMMICFGLISVPNTLLSELFPITLKSIAGFIGSFTSGLFAFISSKTFQPLIDLVMIQNVFFIYGSSMLLCIIYSIFCIPETMGKTFKVCIKFYNNFEFYFTFLFLYLSIYLSIYLSICLSISCPPLNHSFLRKQEIQVLLEENGHTRSRNQTEEH; the protein is encoded by the exons ATGTCAAATCCCATCGCAGTGACCATACTGGCCGTAAGCTTAGGTCTGGTGTCTGGTTGGACGTCGCCGTATTTGGCAAAATTCACGAACGAGGAAACAAACATTCACATAACCGATAACGAGGCATCTTGGGTGGCTTCATTTTTACCAATGGGACGACTCCTCGGTGCTATTTTCGGTTCTCTAACTACGGAATATTTTGGAAGCAAAATATCTTTAGTCTTGACAGGATTGCCATTGATGATCGGTTGGATATGCATGATATGTGCCACCTCGGCCATTTGGTTTTACGTGTTTAGAATTTTTACGg GTATGTCTATGGGCATGTTCTTCACTTGTTTTCCAATTTTCATCGGTGAAATATCAACAGCACGTATACGAGGTGCTTTAATCGGGCTAGTGATTAATGGCTTACCCATTGGCACTCTGATTGGAAACATAATGGGTCCCCAGATGTCGAGCAAGTGGTTTGGTGTCATTAGCCTCCTGCTGACTTCGATTTTCCTCTTGACGTTTCCCTGTCTACCAAAATCACCGTATTACCTTATACGATGTAATTCCATGGAGAATGCGGTTAAAtcgattcatttttatcatcgaaaaTCAAATGTCATCGAGGAAATGAACGAAAtcgagatatttataaatgatacgAACGCGAAGACATTTCGCGAGAGATTAAAGCTTATGGCGGAACCAAAGAATCGCCGTGCCTTTGTCATCATTGTGacattattcttcttcatgCAATTCAGCGGACtcaattctataatattttacatggaAATTATCATACGCCAAGCCAAGGTTACGTTCATATCACCATCGACCGTCGTGATAATCGTAAATTCGATCG GTATCATTTATAGTTGGCTGGCCATATACGCAATCGACCATTGCGGCAGAAAATTGCTTCTTATCATCTCCAGCGTAAGCGTATTTATCAGTATGATGATATTAGGAATTCATTTTCTATTGTTAACATATGATTACGATTCTGAAATCCTTCAACCAATACCAGTCGTATCAATGATAATGTTTATGATGATTTGCTTCGGTCTAATATCCGTACCGAATACTCTACTGTCagaattatttccaattacaTTGAAGAGCATAGCCGGTTTTATTGGTAGTTTTACATCGGGATTATTTGCTTTCATATCTAGTAAAACTTTTCAACCGTTAATTGATCTAGTCATGATACAAAATGTATTCTTTATCTATGGTAGTAGTATGCTATTATGCATTATCTATTCGATATTTTGCATACCGGAGACAATGGGAAAGACATTTAAAGTATGTATAAAATTCTATAACaactttgaattttattttacgtttttatttctttatctatctatctatctatctatctatctatctatctgtctatctatctcgtgTCCTCCTTTGAATCATTCGTTCTTACGTAAACAGGAAATCCAAGTTTTACTTGAGGAAAACGGGCATACACGGAGTAGAAATCAAACGGAGGAACATTGA